In Leuconostoc kimchii IMSNU 11154, one genomic interval encodes:
- a CDS encoding XRE family transcriptional regulator, translating to MESFNSRLKIAMDHKNIKPADLAKMTGIGKSSISQWLAGKYSAKQDNIFVIAKTLNINPSWLIGADVPMNDESILDKIYNVANKISKERQEKVYKYTKQQYNEQNKIVQMPIKREVVISGAVSAGTGEYLGDGHEETVAYEGEIPPHDFAVIVNGDSMEPTFADKQIIFVDKTKEVFNGQFIIADYDQQAYVKKFMSDENGARLVSLNPKYNDMPLDENHELSVFGVVVL from the coding sequence ATAGCTATGGATCACAAAAACATAAAACCTGCAGATTTAGCAAAAATGACGGGAATTGGAAAGTCTTCTATAAGCCAATGGCTTGCTGGAAAATATTCTGCAAAGCAAGATAACATATTTGTTATCGCTAAAACATTAAATATTAATCCAAGCTGGTTAATTGGTGCTGACGTCCCAATGAATGACGAGTCTATATTAGATAAAATATATAATGTGGCTAACAAAATCAGCAAGGAACGTCAAGAAAAAGTTTACAAATACACAAAGCAACAGTACAATGAGCAAAATAAAATTGTTCAGATGCCCATAAAACGAGAAGTTGTTATATCAGGAGCCGTTTCTGCTGGTACTGGCGAGTATTTGGGAGACGGTCATGAAGAAACAGTCGCTTATGAAGGCGAAATACCACCACACGACTTTGCAGTCATCGTAAACGGCGATTCGATGGAACCTACTTTTGCAGACAAGCAAATCATATTTGTCGATAAGACTAAAGAAGTGTTCAACGGTCAGTTCATCATTGCTGATTATGATCAACAAGCCTACGTCAAAAAATTCATGAGTGATGAAAACGGCGCACGCCTTGTGTCGTTAAATCCAAAATACAATGATATGCCGTTAGATGAAAATCATGAATTATCAGTATTCGGGGTCGTCGTTCTATAA
- a CDS encoding tyrosine-type recombinase/integrase translates to MASFEKRGKKWRAVVSVTGNKGIRKKISKTFDTKKEASAWSIEQENKSNNGYDVFSSKILYSDYYIKWVETYKRPIIRESTYIRYKSWIKNVQNLFAGIRLDQLTNYRIQQLINQYGETHTLKSTQGFLVSVRSSLKDALLDGYIDKDIFSRVRANSHFETHKSENYLSAEEFERLQTFLYENQNQMVQNSKLLMVLIALETGARLGEIFALRTSDIQPNKIIIDESYSASSHEYTAPKTNSSIRSVSISQKLNSAIENYIKNTAKTDLLFKPQYRANVGHTLETILKHAGVHQIRFHGLRHSHVSYLLHKGVDIAYISKRVGHSNTTITLQVYAHLLKEKEQAQDALVLDILSNH, encoded by the coding sequence ATGGCGAGTTTTGAAAAACGTGGCAAAAAATGGCGGGCTGTTGTATCCGTTACCGGTAACAAAGGCATTAGAAAGAAAATATCGAAAACTTTCGATACCAAAAAAGAAGCCTCTGCTTGGTCTATTGAACAAGAAAACAAGTCAAACAACGGCTATGATGTGTTCAGTAGTAAAATACTTTATAGTGATTACTATATAAAGTGGGTAGAAACGTATAAGCGCCCTATCATCAGAGAATCTACGTACATAAGATATAAATCATGGATAAAAAATGTACAGAATTTGTTTGCTGGTATCCGTTTAGATCAACTAACTAATTATCGGATTCAACAATTAATCAATCAATACGGAGAAACCCATACTTTGAAATCCACACAAGGCTTTCTGGTTTCTGTCAGAAGTTCCTTGAAAGATGCCTTATTAGATGGCTATATAGATAAAGATATATTTAGCAGAGTTAGAGCAAACAGTCACTTTGAAACACATAAATCAGAAAACTATCTCAGCGCTGAAGAATTTGAGAGATTGCAGACTTTTTTGTATGAAAATCAAAATCAAATGGTTCAGAATTCAAAATTGCTAATGGTATTAATTGCTTTGGAAACTGGTGCAAGACTAGGTGAAATATTCGCGTTACGAACATCAGATATACAACCAAATAAAATCATCATTGATGAATCATATTCAGCATCTTCTCATGAATATACCGCTCCGAAAACCAATTCATCTATTCGGTCAGTCAGCATATCACAAAAATTAAATAGCGCAATAGAAAATTATATAAAGAACACCGCAAAAACTGACTTACTTTTTAAGCCGCAATATAGAGCTAATGTGGGTCACACTCTTGAAACAATTCTAAAACATGCTGGTGTACATCAAATTCGCTTTCATGGTCTGAGGCACTCACACGTTTCTTATCTATTGCATAAAGGTGTAGATATAGCTTACATATCAAAACGAGTTGGCCATTCTAATACGACTATCACGCTCCAAGTATATGCACATCTACTAAAAGAAAAAGAACAAGCGCAAGATGCACTCGTTCTCGATATACTTTCTAACCATTAA
- the guaA gene encoding glutamine-hydrolyzing GMP synthase, with the protein MAEVNADKVLVLDYGSQYNQLITRRIREMGVFSELKSRNMTIAEIKAYNPKAIILSGGPMSVYEANAFTVDKAIFDLGLPILGVCYGMQLMAQTLGGKVEANPGNGEFGQTILHQKQKSGLLLANTPDSQTVLMSHSDNVVNLPDGFVVAGGSDATPIAAIADDQRRLYGVQFHAETTLSEHGQQILHNFVFDIAHAEANWDMSGFIDEQIAHIREVVGDKKVLLGLSGGVDSSVVGVLLHKAIGSQLTSIFVDHGLLRKNEAEQVMEMMGQQFGLNIIKVDAQERFLSKLAGITDPEQKRKIIGNEFIQVFNDEATKLDGIEFLAQGTLYTDVIESGTDTAQTIKSHHNVGGLPEDLQFKLIEPLNTLFKDEVRELGEALDMPHEMVWRQPFPGPGLGIRILGDITEDKLEIVRDSDWILRDEISKAGLEADVWQYFTVLTGVRSVGVMGDYRTYDYTIAIRAITSVDGMTADFAQLPWPLLQKISARIVNEVGHINRVVYDITAKPPATVEWE; encoded by the coding sequence ATGGCTGAAGTAAATGCCGATAAAGTCCTGGTATTGGACTACGGTAGTCAATATAACCAATTAATTACCCGCCGAATACGTGAGATGGGTGTTTTTTCAGAGCTGAAGTCTCGCAATATGACAATAGCGGAAATTAAAGCGTATAATCCTAAAGCAATTATTCTGTCTGGCGGTCCAATGTCTGTATATGAAGCAAATGCTTTTACAGTGGATAAGGCTATCTTTGATCTTGGTCTACCAATTCTTGGTGTGTGCTACGGTATGCAATTAATGGCACAAACCTTAGGTGGAAAAGTCGAAGCTAATCCTGGCAATGGTGAGTTTGGACAAACAATTTTGCATCAAAAGCAAAAATCTGGGTTGTTACTTGCAAATACACCAGATTCTCAAACGGTTTTGATGAGTCACTCAGATAATGTCGTGAACTTACCGGATGGCTTTGTGGTGGCTGGTGGTTCTGATGCAACACCGATTGCTGCCATTGCTGATGATCAACGGCGATTGTATGGTGTACAATTTCATGCGGAAACGACACTTTCTGAACATGGTCAACAAATTTTGCACAATTTCGTTTTCGATATTGCGCATGCTGAAGCTAATTGGGATATGAGTGGGTTTATAGATGAACAAATAGCGCATATTCGTGAGGTTGTTGGTGATAAAAAAGTTTTGTTAGGTCTTTCTGGCGGTGTTGATTCATCAGTTGTTGGTGTTTTATTGCATAAAGCCATAGGAAGCCAACTAACATCTATTTTTGTTGATCATGGCTTGTTGCGTAAAAATGAAGCTGAACAAGTTATGGAAATGATGGGGCAACAGTTTGGTTTGAATATTATCAAAGTGGATGCCCAAGAACGCTTTTTGTCAAAATTGGCAGGTATCACAGATCCCGAACAAAAGCGTAAAATCATTGGTAATGAATTTATTCAAGTGTTCAATGATGAAGCAACAAAGTTGGATGGTATTGAGTTCTTAGCACAAGGCACTTTATATACTGATGTGATTGAGTCAGGAACAGATACTGCTCAAACAATTAAATCACATCATAATGTTGGGGGCTTACCAGAAGACTTACAATTTAAGTTAATCGAGCCACTTAATACGTTATTCAAAGATGAGGTACGTGAACTTGGTGAAGCACTCGATATGCCTCATGAAATGGTTTGGCGACAACCATTTCCAGGCCCTGGGTTAGGCATTCGTATATTGGGCGATATTACAGAAGATAAGCTCGAAATTGTACGAGATTCTGATTGGATTTTGCGTGATGAAATTTCAAAAGCTGGTCTCGAAGCTGATGTTTGGCAGTATTTTACTGTTTTAACTGGTGTTCGTTCAGTGGGCGTCATGGGTGATTATCGTACCTATGATTATACAATTGCTATAAGAGCGATTACTTCAGTTGATGGCATGACGGCTGACTTTGCGCAGCTACCTTGGCCATTGCTCCAGAAAATTTCAGCACGTATTGTTAATGAGGTTGGACATATTAACCGCGTGGTCTATGATATTACTGCTAAGCCACCAGCTACGGTTGAATGGGAATAA
- a CDS encoding IMP dehydrogenase, whose protein sequence is MPENNENYGLGYDQVLLVPGASNVLPHTVSLATTLAQNFVLNIPVIAEAQGVATDQRVAATALNGGLGVIAEQEDIAAQVLAVKTAKAVPVDLEKYPNAFLDALGKVRVAAEVWLITDAQARVEKLVSAGADAIFFYLQDDLDAETNAIVKDVRKAYPTVFIAVGTVEDQGIAGALYQDGVDAVIAGRAVNSDLPNNTFYPFLTTTMAIAEVAADFDKAVISSGGVHYSGDVVKAISAGADAVLVTDLLKGEVLEADGTFAGGDMSIDDAIFQADGGLRAGMGYTGSSTVLDLKLTAQFVQITDNGLRESHPHDVEITKIAPNYAK, encoded by the coding sequence ATGCCTGAAAATAATGAAAATTATGGCCTTGGTTATGATCAAGTATTGCTTGTACCAGGCGCTTCAAATGTTTTACCACATACAGTATCCTTAGCAACAACACTTGCCCAGAACTTTGTTTTAAATATTCCTGTCATTGCTGAGGCACAAGGTGTGGCAACGGATCAACGCGTAGCAGCTACAGCGTTGAATGGTGGTTTGGGCGTTATTGCAGAACAAGAAGATATAGCCGCACAAGTATTGGCTGTTAAAACTGCAAAAGCTGTGCCAGTTGACTTAGAAAAATATCCGAATGCCTTTTTGGATGCACTTGGGAAAGTTCGTGTTGCTGCTGAGGTTTGGTTGATCACAGATGCGCAAGCACGCGTTGAAAAGCTTGTATCAGCAGGCGCAGATGCTATATTCTTTTATTTACAAGATGATTTGGATGCAGAAACAAATGCTATTGTAAAAGATGTTCGAAAAGCTTATCCAACAGTGTTTATCGCGGTTGGTACTGTTGAAGACCAAGGTATTGCGGGTGCGCTATATCAAGATGGTGTTGATGCAGTGATTGCTGGTCGCGCGGTCAATTCAGATTTACCCAATAACACATTCTATCCATTTTTAACTACTACAATGGCTATTGCTGAAGTAGCAGCTGATTTTGATAAAGCTGTTATTTCATCTGGTGGTGTACACTATTCTGGTGATGTTGTAAAAGCCATTTCAGCTGGCGCAGACGCTGTTTTAGTGACAGATCTACTCAAGGGTGAGGTTTTAGAGGCAGATGGCACATTTGCTGGTGGCGATATGTCTATAGATGATGCTATTTTTCAGGCAGATGGTGGTCTGAGAGCTGGTATGGGTTATACAGGATCATCAACCGTATTAGACTTGAAATTAACAGCACAATTTGTTCAAATAACTGATAATGGACTTCGTGAGTCACATCCACATGATGTTGAAATTACTAAAATTGCACCAAACTATGCAAAGTAA
- the guaB gene encoding IMP dehydrogenase produces MQKFFIDDEKPKFSSRNKFAKMGLTFDDVKLVHDQIDHVENNELHVETVLTPTLKLKLPLLSAAMDTVTESRFAIELAKLGGLGVVHKNMTIAEQADEIKTVKTATWDADNYPNAAVDEQGRLLVAGAVGVTSDTVKRVAAMVATGVDAIVLDSAHGHSEGVLRKVSEVREAFPDLNIIAGNIATTDGAAALYDAGADVVKIGIGPGSICTTRVVAGIGVPQISAVRDAAKEAARRGKTIIADGGAKTPEDIVKALAAGGNAVMLGSMFSGTEETPGVIFEDQGKKYKTYRGMGSIAAMEAGSKDRYFQGEVNEAKKMVPEGIEARVAYKGALVDVLNIIMTQVRHDMVEIGAKTITDLVSKDYIVRDINVVDYEAELSKDKQPVIIPTF; encoded by the coding sequence ATGCAAAAATTTTTCATAGATGATGAAAAACCTAAGTTTAGCTCGCGCAATAAATTTGCAAAAATGGGCTTAACATTTGACGATGTCAAGTTAGTACATGACCAAATTGATCATGTTGAAAATAATGAGTTACACGTTGAAACAGTGCTCACACCAACTTTGAAATTGAAGTTACCATTACTCTCAGCTGCGATGGATACAGTGACGGAATCACGTTTTGCCATAGAGTTGGCTAAGCTTGGCGGCTTGGGTGTCGTTCATAAAAATATGACCATTGCAGAGCAAGCAGATGAGATTAAGACCGTTAAGACAGCTACATGGGATGCTGATAATTACCCGAATGCTGCAGTGGATGAACAAGGACGTTTGTTAGTCGCAGGCGCAGTAGGTGTAACTTCTGATACTGTTAAGCGTGTGGCAGCTATGGTTGCGACAGGTGTTGATGCAATTGTTTTGGATTCTGCACATGGTCATTCTGAAGGTGTGTTACGTAAGGTGTCAGAAGTACGGGAAGCATTTCCAGATTTAAATATTATTGCTGGTAATATTGCAACAACCGATGGCGCGGCAGCATTATATGATGCTGGTGCTGACGTTGTTAAAATAGGTATTGGACCGGGATCAATTTGCACAACGCGTGTTGTTGCAGGTATTGGTGTACCACAAATTTCAGCTGTTCGTGATGCAGCTAAAGAAGCTGCTCGCCGTGGTAAAACAATTATTGCTGATGGTGGCGCTAAGACACCAGAGGATATCGTTAAAGCGCTTGCTGCTGGTGGTAATGCAGTGATGTTAGGTTCGATGTTTTCTGGCACAGAAGAAACACCAGGCGTTATTTTTGAAGATCAAGGAAAAAAGTACAAGACATATCGTGGTATGGGATCAATCGCTGCCATGGAAGCAGGGTCTAAGGATCGTTACTTCCAAGGTGAGGTTAATGAAGCCAAAAAAATGGTACCAGAAGGTATTGAAGCACGAGTTGCATATAAGGGTGCTTTGGTTGATGTTTTGAACATCATCATGACACAAGTCCGTCATGATATGGTTGAAATAGGTGCCAAAACAATTACAGATCTCGTATCAAAAGATTATATTGTACGCGATATCAATGTGGTTGATTACGAGGCCGAGCTATCCAAAGACAAGCAACCAGTTATCATACCAACCTTTTAA
- the htpX gene encoding zinc metalloprotease HtpX: protein MLFEQIQSNKRRTIVLLVGFLILVGIVGAAVGYLLLGSLEYGVIGALIIGGVYTFIMISNSTNVVMAMNHGKEITQADQAPELWHTVEDMAMVAQVPMPRVFVIQDASPNAFATGNSPKNAAVAATTGLLEIMDRHELEGVIGHEISHVRNYDIRISTIALALMAAITLLTNLGSNWWFFGGGNRNRNDRDNNSGGLQVVLLIFSILVMALAPLLAGVIQMAISRNREYLADAGSVELTRNPQELISALRKLGSAKPMADVDPSSAALYISNPLKKKTHLFETHPPIEERILRLEKM from the coding sequence ATGTTATTTGAACAAATACAATCAAATAAGCGTCGAACGATTGTGCTATTGGTTGGCTTCCTTATTTTAGTGGGCATTGTTGGCGCTGCAGTAGGTTATTTATTACTTGGCTCTTTGGAGTATGGGGTTATTGGTGCTTTAATTATCGGTGGTGTCTACACTTTTATTATGATTAGTAATTCAACAAATGTTGTGATGGCAATGAATCATGGTAAAGAAATTACACAGGCAGATCAAGCACCGGAATTGTGGCATACCGTTGAGGATATGGCTATGGTTGCGCAGGTACCTATGCCACGCGTATTTGTGATTCAGGATGCAAGTCCAAATGCGTTTGCAACTGGAAATAGTCCTAAAAACGCAGCCGTTGCTGCAACAACTGGGTTGCTGGAAATAATGGATCGTCATGAACTAGAAGGTGTGATTGGTCATGAAATAAGCCATGTCCGAAATTATGATATTCGTATTTCGACCATTGCATTAGCGTTAATGGCGGCTATTACACTGTTAACAAATCTCGGTAGTAATTGGTGGTTTTTTGGTGGTGGGAATCGCAATCGTAATGATCGAGATAATAATAGTGGCGGGCTACAAGTTGTTTTGTTGATTTTTTCAATTTTAGTCATGGCACTGGCACCATTACTTGCAGGTGTCATTCAAATGGCTATTTCACGCAATCGTGAGTATCTTGCGGATGCGGGTAGTGTTGAGTTAACCAGAAATCCACAAGAACTGATTTCTGCGTTACGTAAGCTAGGGTCGGCAAAACCAATGGCTGATGTCGATCCATCGTCAGCTGCCTTATATATTAGTAATCCTCTAAAAAAGAAAACCCACTTATTTGAGACACATCCACCGATTGAAGAACGTATTTTACGTTTAGAAAAAATGTAA
- a CDS encoding LemA family protein has protein sequence MALIIIVVVVVIVAIIWISIYNSLVKYRMQTQESWSQIDVQLKRRNDLIPNLVNTVKGYADFEKSTLQAVTDARTHVNSAKGPAETMAASDQLTGALTHLFAVAEAYPDLKASANFTKLQEELTNTENKIAYSRQLFNTTTAGYNTKLQSFPSNIIAGVHHFKPSEFIAVPENEKEVPTVKF, from the coding sequence ATGGCATTAATTATTATTGTCGTGGTAGTCGTAATCGTGGCGATTATTTGGATTAGCATTTACAACAGCTTGGTCAAGTATCGTATGCAAACACAAGAATCGTGGAGTCAAATTGACGTACAATTGAAGCGTCGAAATGATTTAATTCCAAACCTTGTGAACACAGTTAAAGGTTATGCTGACTTCGAAAAGTCAACGCTACAAGCGGTCACAGATGCAAGAACACATGTGAATAGTGCGAAGGGACCAGCTGAAACAATGGCTGCTTCTGATCAACTAACAGGTGCGTTGACACACCTGTTTGCCGTTGCAGAAGCGTATCCAGATTTAAAGGCTAGTGCTAACTTTACAAAGTTACAAGAAGAATTAACAAACACAGAGAACAAAATTGCCTATTCACGTCAATTATTTAACACAACAACTGCAGGATATAATACGAAATTACAATCATTTCCTAGTAATATTATTGCTGGCGTGCACCATTTTAAGCCAAGTGAATTTATTGCTGTACCGGAAAATGAAAAGGAAGTACCAACGGTTAAATTTTAA
- a CDS encoding putative polysaccharide biosynthesis protein — MAGEQHPDDLKMRGQHVDKVNVDGQILSAEEILARARQRVQQKQQMQPEQDNRAQEPSAQQIAVIKAKNERSRQKIGQKKPNLKQKSISDPFDADVLPKNEASSEQVKNDSQATLVKGSAWLSAGNMLSRILGAVYIVPWMALLGSNSNRANGLFTQGYTIYAIFLAIATFGVPSAISKLVAEYNARQNVYQSRQLIRQSMWLGVFLGIVFGTAIYVLTPVLSMGNANFVPVLHSLAPAVAIFPVMSMLRGVFQGYQLMSISALSQVVEQIARVIYMLVTAVIILKANPGNWSGVVVQSTFAAFIGAIFSMLVLIWGWLRYRHVFLSSALPQVAPEEQTPTLRLIFNILKESWPFIIIGSAITLFQLVDQYTYFDIMAHFFANTNAQLQTQFALFSANPNKLIMIIVPFSTSIAATILPMLSGKKATLTRENIQEQLKQVIKLFALVMLPSTLGMFAIAGPLYKMFYPIDVSNQEGIYLLQYSTILAIAFSLFMLLAFVLQALSEVSIVIKSFVFGMLVKIALQVPLVRYFEGMGALMASMVGMAIAIAYMLDFLKKAYGVSLTSVEKELWQLFIGAVIMAIIAYLVVFIFGNFVFPVDTKISVTITSLLSAGVGGIVVILLYLRMGFGDDLLGSKISYVPQKLRPKR, encoded by the coding sequence ATGGCGGGTGAACAACATCCAGATGATCTGAAAATGCGTGGACAACATGTCGACAAAGTTAATGTTGACGGTCAAATATTAAGTGCAGAGGAAATACTAGCACGAGCACGGCAACGCGTACAGCAGAAGCAGCAGATGCAACCGGAGCAAGATAATCGTGCTCAAGAACCAAGCGCTCAACAAATTGCAGTAATTAAAGCAAAAAATGAAAGGTCTCGTCAAAAAATAGGCCAGAAAAAGCCAAACTTGAAGCAGAAATCGATATCCGATCCCTTTGACGCAGATGTGTTACCCAAAAATGAGGCATCATCTGAGCAGGTGAAGAATGATTCACAAGCAACATTAGTAAAGGGTTCTGCTTGGTTATCAGCTGGTAACATGTTATCGCGCATTTTAGGCGCTGTTTATATTGTACCTTGGATGGCATTATTAGGATCTAACTCCAATCGTGCCAATGGTTTGTTTACGCAAGGGTACACGATATATGCTATATTTTTAGCTATTGCTACATTTGGTGTCCCTTCGGCAATATCAAAATTGGTGGCCGAGTATAATGCACGTCAAAATGTTTATCAATCGCGCCAGTTAATCCGTCAATCAATGTGGCTAGGTGTATTTTTAGGAATTGTATTTGGTACTGCTATTTACGTGCTTACGCCAGTGCTTTCCATGGGCAATGCTAATTTTGTACCTGTTTTGCATTCGTTAGCACCAGCAGTGGCAATTTTCCCAGTTATGTCAATGCTTCGTGGTGTGTTTCAAGGTTACCAACTAATGAGTATTTCAGCGTTGTCTCAAGTTGTGGAACAAATTGCACGTGTTATTTATATGTTGGTCACTGCAGTGATTATTTTAAAAGCTAATCCAGGTAATTGGAGCGGCGTTGTTGTGCAATCTACTTTTGCTGCGTTTATTGGTGCCATATTTAGTATGCTCGTGCTGATCTGGGGTTGGCTAAGGTATCGTCATGTCTTTCTATCAAGTGCTCTACCTCAAGTTGCGCCAGAGGAACAAACGCCAACGTTGCGGTTGATTTTTAATATTTTAAAAGAATCATGGCCATTTATTATCATTGGTTCAGCGATCACTTTGTTCCAGCTAGTTGACCAATATACTTATTTTGACATTATGGCACATTTTTTCGCTAATACGAACGCGCAATTACAAACACAATTTGCGTTATTTAGTGCTAATCCAAATAAACTGATCATGATTATTGTGCCTTTTTCAACGAGTATAGCGGCAACAATATTACCTATGTTGTCAGGTAAAAAAGCAACACTGACACGTGAAAACATTCAAGAACAATTGAAGCAGGTTATTAAATTGTTTGCGCTTGTGATGTTGCCAAGCACACTTGGCATGTTTGCAATTGCTGGACCGCTTTATAAAATGTTTTATCCAATCGATGTTTCAAACCAAGAAGGTATTTATTTGTTACAATACTCAACAATACTGGCTATTGCTTTTAGTCTATTTATGTTATTAGCGTTTGTGCTACAAGCTTTGTCGGAAGTATCTATTGTGATAAAATCTTTTGTGTTTGGTATGTTAGTTAAAATAGCTTTACAGGTACCATTAGTTCGTTATTTTGAAGGCATGGGCGCTTTAATGGCTAGCATGGTTGGTATGGCAATAGCAATTGCGTACATGTTAGACTTCTTAAAAAAAGCCTATGGCGTATCGCTTACATCAGTCGAGAAGGAATTATGGCAGTTGTTTATTGGTGCTGTGATTATGGCGATTATAGCTTACTTAGTTGTGTTTATATTTGGGAATTTTGTTTTCCCAGTTGATACAAAAATATCTGTTACGATTACATCATTACTGAGTGCCGGTGTGGGTGGTATTGTCGTGATCTTGTTATACTTACGTATGGGATTTGGGGATGACTTATTAGGTAGCAAAATAAGTTATGTACCACAAAAATTACGACCAAAGCGATGA